Proteins encoded within one genomic window of Arachis ipaensis cultivar K30076 chromosome B08, Araip1.1, whole genome shotgun sequence:
- the LOC107613413 gene encoding protein NLP2, whose translation MEPYPYSPKRSGASYWGSCRVQLEGSTSLDGDMSNSISDDMACSFSGLMNIDPYAGLYNSPSITDQVFSNGLPSSYPSTPGFNLEENNSSQFFMTEMNGYFNTKQGSPGYGEKIAFQQMDPLLGFFDGTDDTHSLSSMQKINGSSQHLDAIGSYIMSKPASLSLDERMLKALSVFKESAGGGILAQVWVPIKDGDQFFLTTSEQPYLLDQILAGYREVSRTYTFSTEGKPGSLPGLPGRVFMSKTPEWTSNIGYYNKNEYLRMDDAINHEVRGSIGLPISDLHSELPCCAVLELVTTNEKPDFEKEMDIVCHALQNVDLMANMPPRLLPQCLSNSKRAALTAIVDVLRSVCHAHRLPMALTWIPCCVAEDAEGKDTKIHIKEGHSSPREKNILCVEESACYVTDKAMEGFVHACIEHHLQEGKGIAGRAHQSNHPFFCPDVKAYNISEYPLVHHARKYNLNAAVAIRLRSTYTNDDDYILEFFLPVNMKGSSEQQLLLDNLSGTMQKVCRNLRTVSDEELSRMKSSQVGFKNKNVPRIFPMSRRNSQIPLTNSNHDSVRKMSIKASNQGNNGIESSHNQERNRSRRMVETKRPAEKKVSLSVLQQHFSGTLKDAARSIGVCPTTLKRICRKQGISRWPSRKIKKVNRSLKKIQTVLDTVEGLEGGLKFDPCIGALVSREGESIIQEIDAHDTLLHPENVTAKEKWILNKGGSREDKSKHSSILVNRDDDGAVEHNHPSSSGFTNSSNDSGSNQRQNLKGKSTFADKTGLKLQAKATYGEDTVRFKFDPSWGCLKLYEEVATRFKLQNGSFQLKYLDDEQELVRLLDDSDLQECIEILDEAGKSCVRFVVRDIPCNLSSSSCSSCYLGCDS comes from the exons ATGGAACCATACCCTTATTCTCCCAAGAGAAGTGGTGCCTCGTATTGGGGATCTTGTAGAGTTCAGTTGGAGGGATCAACATCGTTAGATGGTGATATGAGCAATTCAATTTCAGATGATATGGCTTGTAGCTTCTCCGGGCTCATGAATATTGATCCTTATGCCGGCTTGTACAATAGCCCATCGATAACTGATCAGGTTTTCAGTAATGGCCTTCCATCATCATATCCATCGACCCCTGGGTTCAATCTAGAGGAAAACAATAGTAGCCAATTCTTCATGACAGAAATGAATGGATATTTCAACACTAAACAAGGCTCCCCTGGTTATGGGGAGAAAATTGCGTTTCAACAAATGGACCCCTTACTTGGTTTTTTTGATGGTACAGATGACACACATAGTTTAAGTTCTATGCAAAAAATTAATGGCTCTTCTCAACACCTTGATGCCATTGGCAGTTATATCATGTCCAAGCCAGCTAGTTTGTCACTTGATGAGAGAATGTTGAAAGCCTTGTCCGTCTTTAAGGAATCAGCTGGTGGTGGAATATTGGCACAGGTTTGGGTTCCTATAAAGGATGGTGATCAATTCTTCTTGACCACAAGTGAACAGCCTTATTTACTAGACCAAATTCTTGCCGGATATCGTGAAGTGTCAAGAACATACACATTTTCTACTGAAGGAAAACCGGGTTCTCTCCCAGGACTTCCTGGTCGTGTGTTTATGTCCAAAACTCCTGAGTGGACTTCCAACATTGGTTATTACAATAAGAATGAGTACTTGAGGATGGATGATGCGATTAATCATGAGGTTCGTGGATCAATTGGTTTACCCATATCTGATCTGCACTCTGAACTGCCATGTTGTGCTGTACTGGAACTTGTCACTACAAATGAAAAGCCTGATTTTGAGAAGGAAATGGATATTGTTTGTCATGCACTACAG AATGTAGATCTAATGGCTAATATGCCTCCTCGACTTCTTCCTCAG tGTCTTTCAAACAGCAAACGTGCTGCTTTAACGGCCATAGTTGATGTCTTACGTTCCGTTTGTCATGCGCATAGATTGCCAATGGCACTGACATGGATTCCTTGTTGTGTCGCTGAGGACGCAGAAGGTAAAGATACAAAGATACACATTAAAGAGGGTCATTCGAGTCCTCGTGAAAAGAACATACTATGCGTTGAAGAATCAGCATGCTATGTAACTGATAAAGCAATGGAAGGATTTGTTCATGCTTGCATTGAACACCATCTTCAGGAAGGGAAAGGTATAGCTGGGAGAGCTCATCAATCAAATCATCCTTTCTTTTGTCCTGATGTGAAGGCCTATAATATTAGTGAATATCCACTTGTTCATCATGCGCGCAAGTACAATCTGAATGCTGCAGTTGCAATTAGGCTGAGGAGTACTTATACTAATGATGATGATTACATACTGGAATTCTTTTTGCCTGTAAACATGAAAGGGAGCTCAGAACAGCAACTTCTCTTAGACAACCTCTCAGGTACCATGCAGAAAGTTTGTAGGAATTTAAGAACAGTTTCAGATGAGGAATTATCAAGAATGAAAAGCTCACAAGTaggatttaaaaacaaaaatgtcCCTAGAATTTTTCCTATGTCCAGGAGAAACTCCCAAATACCATTAACAAACAGTAACCATGATTCAGTCCGTAAGATGTCCATCAAGGCATCTAACCAAGGAAACAATGGAATTGAGTCTTCTCATAACCAG GAAAGAAATCGATCAAGAAGGATGGTTGAGACAAAGAGACCAGCTGAGAAGAAAGTTAGTTTGAGTGTTCTTCAGCAACACTTTTCCGGTACTCTGAAGGATGCTGCTAGGAGCATTGGTG TTTGCCCGACAACTCTGAAAAGGATATGCAGGAAACAAGGGATTTCGAGATGGCCATCCCGCAAGATCAAGAAAGTGAACCGATCGTTAAAGAAAATACAGACCGTGCTCGACACTGTCGAAGGACTGGAAGGAGGGTTGAAGTTTGATCCCTGTATAGGGGCACTTGTATCAAGAGAAGGAGAATCAATCATCCAAGAAATTGATGCACACGATACTCTTTTGCACCCTGAGAATGTTACTGCAAAAGAAAAATGGATTCTGAACAAGGGTGGTTCAAGAGAAGACAAATCAAAACATTCAAGTATCTTGGTTAATAGGGATGATGATGGAGCTGTTGAACATAACCACCCTTCTTCTTCAGGCTTTACAAACTCATCTAATGATTCTGGTTCAAACCAGAGGCAGAACTTGAAAGGCAAATCAACCTTTGCCGATAAAACTGGGTTGAAACTTCAAGCCAAAGCTACCTATGGCGAAGACACGGTTCGTTTCAAGTTTGATCCATCCTGGGGTTGTTTGAAGCTATATGAAGAAGTTGCAACAAGGTTCAAATTACAAAATGGGTCGTTTCAACTCAAATATCTAGATGATGAACAAGAGTTGGTGAGGTTGTTAGATGACTCAGATTTGCAGGAGTGTATTGAAATATTGGATGAAGCTGGGAAAAGTTGTGTCAGGTTTGTTGTTCGCGACATACCATGCAATTTAAGCAGCTCCAGCTGCAGTAGTTGCTACCTAGGATGTGACTCATAG